In Lodderomyces elongisporus chromosome 1, complete sequence, a genomic segment contains:
- the MKC1 gene encoding mitogen-activated serine/threonine-protein kinase: MNEESPVYYGRTVNKVYNQEFIIDRRFKIIKELGHGAYGIVCSAKYDDGSTDSSTASASSAGDGSNLSSSADGSYVAIKKITNIFSKKILCKRALREIKLLQFFRGHKNITCLYDLDIIPNPLTGEFNEIYVYEELMECDMHQIIRSGQPLTDSHYQSFIYQILCGLKYIHSADVLHRDLKPGNLLVNADCELKIGDFGLARGFSEDPEQNQGFMTEYVATRWYRAPEIMLSFSNYTKAIDVWSVGCILAELLGGKPLFRGKDYVDQLNQILMILGTPPEDTLVKIGSQRAQNYVRSLPYMKKISYSQLFPNANPLALDLLEKMLTLDPHERISVNDALNHKYLEIWHDPRDEPECQIKFDFKSFETFEELDDMKQLIMEEVKGFREFVRKPIEEQQQIQLQYQMKQKQRQEEERKQSQRFRNQETQPSYSNVSIDVNNSNQSRGRDGYEQAERREEDAYPRPQELTDFSFSNLESAGIASGGSGSGLGSGIGGINHHQNHSNLNNNQYDSRMHDEYDQGDFEFNPSVLGADYYKLEEDLGFGLDGNTLDFN, encoded by the coding sequence ATGAATGAAGAAAGCCCTGTTTATTATGGCCGCACAGTCAACAAAGTATACAATCAAGAATTTATAATCGACCGCCGattcaaaatcatcaagGAACTAGGCCACGGAGCTTACGGTATAGTGTGCTCTGCTAAATACGATGACGGATCAACAGACTCTTCAACAGCCTCGGCTAGCAGCGCAGGTGATGGCAGCAACTTGTCATCTTCTGCAGATGGCTCCTACGTCGCCATAAAAAAGATCACCAATATCTTTAGCAAAAAAATCCTATGCAAACGAGCATTGCGAGAAATTAAACTCCTACAATTCTTTAGAGGCCACAAGAACATCACTTGCTTGTATGACTTGGACATTATCCCTAACCCATTAACAGGAGAGTTTAATGAAATTTACGTTTACGAGGAATTGATGGAATGCGATATGCACCAGATCATCAGATCGGGACAACCATTAACAGATCTGCACTATCAATCATTCATCTACCAGATCTTGTGTGGACTCAAATATATACACTCGGCCGATGTGCTACACAGGGACTTGAAGCCGGGTAACTTATTGGTGAATGCCGATTGCGAGTTAAAAATCGGTGATTTCGGTCTTGCAAGAGGGTTTTCTGAAGACCCTGAACAGAATCAAGGATTCATGACAGAGTATGTTGCTACACGGTGGTATAGAGCACCCGAGATTATGTTGAGCTTTAGCAATTACACCAAGGCAATCGATGTATGGTCAGTAGGATGTATACTCGCCGAGCTTTTGGGCGGTAAGCCATTGTTTAGAGGCAAAGACTATGTCGACCAGTTGAATCaaatattgatgattttggGTACACCTCCAGAAGATACTTTGGTCAAAATTGGTTCACAAAGGGCACAGAATTATGTGCGCTCGTTGCCATACATGAAAAAGATTAGCTATTCACAATTGTTTCCTAATGCCAACCCACTAGCCCTCGATTTATTGGAAAAAATGTTAACCCTAGACCCACATGAAAGAATAAGTGTTAATGATGCACTAAACCACAAGTACCTCGAAATATGGCACGATCCAAGAGATGAACCCGAGTGTCAAATCAAGTTTGATTTCAAGAGTTTTGAAACATTTGAAGAATTGGACGATATGAAACAATTAATAATGGAGGAAGTCAAAGGCTTTAGGGAATTTGTACGGAAACCAAttgaagaacaacaacaaatccAATTGCAATAtcaaatgaaacaaaaacagcgacaagaagaggaaagaaaacaatctCAACGATTTAGAAACCAAGAAACGCAACCTTCCTATAGTAATGTTTCAATCGATGTTAATAACTCGAACCAGTCGAGGGGAAGAGATGGTTATGAACAAGCAGAGAGACGAGAGGAAGATGCATACCCTAGACCACAGGAATTGACTGACTTTTCATTCTCCAACTTAGAACTGGCTGGTATTGccagtggtggtagtggtagtggtctTGGTAGTGGTATCGGGGGTAttaatcatcatcaaaatcattccAATCTCAATAACAATCAATATGACCTGCGTATGCATGACGAATACGACCAAGGAGATTTCGAGTTCAATCCTTCGGTATTGGGTGCAGACTACTACAAGTTAGAAGAAGATCTCGGGTTTGGTCTTGATGGAAATACTCTTGACTTTAATTAG